A genomic segment from Glycine soja cultivar W05 chromosome 20, ASM419377v2, whole genome shotgun sequence encodes:
- the LOC114403804 gene encoding ADP-ribosylation factor-like protein 5, protein MGAMMSRFWFMLFPAKEYKIVVVGLDNAGKTTTLYKLHLGEVVTTNPTVGSNVEELVYKNIRFEVWDLGGQERLRTSWATYYRGTHAVIVVIDSSDRARISIIKDELFRLLGHEDLQHSVILVFANKQDIKDAMTPAEITDALSLHSIKDHDWHIQACCALSGEGLYDGLGWIAQRVTGKAPT, encoded by the exons ATGGGGGCAATGATGTCGAGATTCTGGTTCATGTTATTCCCTGCAAAAGAGTATaagattgttgttgttggattggaTAACGCTGGAAAAACCACTACCCTTTATAAATTGCATCTGGGTGAGGTTGTAACTACCAACCCTACTGTTGGTAGCAACGTCGAAGAGCTCGTCTACAAGAATATACGATTTGAG GTCTGGGATCTTGGTGGACAAGAAAGATTGAGGACATCATGGGCAACATATTACCGAGGAACGCATGCTGTTATTGTGGTGATAGACAGCAGTGATAGAGCCAGGATCTCTATCATAAAGGATGAACTTTTTAGGTTGTTGGGGCATGAAGATTTACAACATTCTGTTATTCTTGTCTTCGCTAATAAACAAGATATCAAGGATGCTATGACTCCTGCTGAGATCACTGATGCACTATCCCTTCACAGCATCAAGGATCATGATTGGCATATACAAGCTTGCTGTGCCCTATCAGGAGAAGGGTTGTATGATGGTCTTGGATGGATTGCTCAGCGAGTAACTGGCAAAGCCCCAACATGA